A portion of the Fulvia fulva chromosome 1, complete sequence genome contains these proteins:
- a CDS encoding putative proteasome subunit alpha type-2 translates to MADRYSFSLTTFSPSGKLVQIEYALNAVNQGVTSLGIKAANGIVLATEKKSSTPLIDAGSSSKVSLVTPNIGMVYSGMGPDYRVLVDKARKVSHTGYKRIYNEYPPTRILVQDVARVMQEATQSGGVRPYGVSLLIAGWDEGIEPEHEAKQVAEGMELDTEKKKKTSKTGGVLKGGPRLYQVDPSGSYFPWKATAIGKSATSAKTFLEKRYTEGLELEDAVHIALLTLKETIEGEMNGDTVEIGIVGPPANELLGYEGVEGAVGPRFRKLSPQEIEDYLTNL, encoded by the exons ATGGCCGACCGATACTCGTTCTCCCTCACCACCTTCTCGCCCAG CGGAAAGCTGGTCCAGATCG AATATGCGCTCAACGCAGTCAACCAGGGTGTAACATCACTCGGCATCAAGGCTGCCAACGGCATCGTCCTCGCCACCGAAAAGAAGTCCTCCACACCGCTCATCGACGCCGGCTCATCATCCAAGGTCTCGCTCGTCACACCCAACATCGGCATGGTCTACTCCGGCATGGGTCCAGACTACCGCGTGCTGGTCGACAAGGCGCGCAAAGTCAGCCACACAGGCTACAAGCGGATATACAACGAGTACCCACCCACACGGATATTGGTCCAAGACGTGGCGCGAGTCATGCAAGAGGCGACACAGAGTGGAGGTGTGCGGCCGTACGGCGTGAGCTTGTTGATTGCAGGCTGGGACGAGGGCATCGAGCCAGAGCATGAGGCGAAGCAGGTAGCAGAAGGTATGGAGCTAGACaccgagaagaagaagaagaccAGCAAGACAGGTGGCGTGCTCAAGGGCGGACCTAGACTGTACCAGGTCGACCCAAGCGGCAGCTACTTCCCGTGGAAGGCCACAGCTATCGGCAAGAGCGCGACGAGTGCGAAGACGTTCCTGGAGAAGCGGTATACGGAGGGTCTAGAGCTGGAAGACGCAGTTCACATTGCGCTTCTGACGCTGAAAGAGACGATTGAAGGTGAAATGAACGGAGACACCGTCGAGATTGGCATCGTCGGACCACCAGCAAACGAGCTTTTAGGCTACGAAGGTGTTGAAG GCGCCGTTGGCCCAAGGTTCCGGAAGCTAAGCCCTCAGGAAATTGAGGATTACCTCACCAACTTGTAG
- a CDS encoding Heat shock protein 12A, producing the protein MTSNEDTSQGASTMNGTSIDSIESNVAALSLVEDANRSKPVEDRLIVGVDFGTTSSGVAAVYSATPDDIDIIKTWPGGNGITSDKVPTEIAFYEIPPETASATKASVAEGQAADGPAQRQIKWGFQFKPEDPRLRCIKLFLDRNQKLPHFVSPLETAAQLRKCGRTVMDAVTEYLIKIYEHTIETMTRRYGEGFIKTTKVDFVLTVPAVWSDAAKNATLQAAERAGMGSRHELKLISEPEAAAVYTLKTIQPNGLKVGDNFVVCDAGGGTVDLIAYKVTQVFPLRVEESAVGTGGLCGSAFLNYRFEDHVKQRIGQERWTNMREKKPKTWMMGLKYFEEFVKRNFNEEEHSEVNVPFPGLPDDEEAGLDSGFLVMTSEQVKSIFEPIINELISLVEGQVEAIREKGGNVSGIILVGGFGQSNHLYTRLKQHFNTAPPPQYSETPTHTAALATQQSVEVLQPLHAWTAVVRGAVLRGVEGSLVEKRRSRWHYGTSYATVFDEAKHPMSDRYWSPLWERWMVADRMQWHISKGTPISADQPISFHYTRNFRPGQSLVVEDDLIGCESDAAPDAWNKDLIKVCTLTTDLNAVPKGLFTRLTTTKSVEFDNLDFELHMMIKSANLVFELRVDGIKYGEVKADFA; encoded by the exons ATGACAAGCAATGAAGACACTAGCCAAGGAGCATCAACGATGAATGGTACCTCTATCGACTCTATCGAGAGTAATGTAGCTGCGTTATCGCTGGTCGAGGATGCCAATCGCTCGAAGCCTGTCGAGGACAGGCTCATTGTTGGAGTCGACTTTGGGACAAC GTCCAGTGGAGTGGCGGCGGTATACAGCGCAACTCCAGACGATATCGACATAATCAAGACCTGGCCCGGCGGAAATGGCATCACGTCAGACAAAGTACCTACGGAAATCGCGTTCTATGAGATACCTCCTGAGACCGCAAGCGCAACGAAAGCGAGTGTTGCAGAGGGACAAGCAGCAGATGGACCGGCGCAAAGGCAGATCAAATGGGGCTTCCAGTTCAAGCCTGAGGATCCTCGACTGCGCTGCATTAAGCTGTTCCTCGACCGCAATCAGAAGCTACCGCACTTTGTTAGTCCACTGGAGACGGCTGCTCAGCTGAGGAAGTGCGGACGTACTGTAATGGATGCCGTGACCGAGTACCTTATCAAGATTTACGAACACACCATCGAGACAATGACGAGGAGGTACGGTGAAGGCTTTATCAAGACTACGAAAGTCGACTTCGTCCTGACTGTTCCGGCCGTCTGGTCTGACGCTGCGAAAAATGCGACACTACAGGCCGCAGAAAGAGCAGGGATGGGCAGCAGACATGAGTTGAAGCTCATAAGTGAGCCTGAAGCTGCGGCAGTCTACACCCTCAAGACAATACAACCGAACGGGCTGAAAGTCGGCGATAACTTTGTGGTATGCGATGCCGGTGGTGGTACCGTCGATCTCATAGCATACAAGGTGACGCAGGTCTTTCCGCTCCGCGTTGAAGAGAGCGCGGTTGGTACGGGCGGATTGTGCGGTTCAGCATTTCTCAACTACCGATTCGAGGACCATGTCAAGCAACGTATCGGCCAGGAGCGTTGGACCAACATGAGAGAAAAGAAGCCAAAGACGTGGATGATGGGCTTGAAG TATTTTGAGGAGTTTGTGAAGCGCAACTTCAACGAAGAGGAGCATTCTGAG GTGAATGTCCCTTTCCCTGGCTTGCCCGACGACGAGGAGGCTGGATTGGACAGCGGCTTCCTCGTGATGACCTCAGAGCAGGTGAAATCCATCTTTGAACCTATCATCAATGAGCTCATCAGCCTAGTCGAAGGCCAGGTAGAGGCCATTCGGGAGAAAGGAGGCAATGTCTCCGGCATCATACTGGTCGGTGGCTTCGGACAGTCCAACCATCTTTACACGCGATTGAAGCAACACTTCAATACCGCTCCGCCCCCGCAATACAGCGAAACTCCTACTCACACAGCCGCATTGGCCACTCAACAGAGCGTGGAAGTCCTACAGCCATTGCACGCATGGACAGCTGTGGTGCGTGGCGCGGTACTGAGAGGAGTAGAAGGCAGTCTCGTGGAGAAGCGGAGAAGTCGTTGGCACTACGGGACGAGCTACGCGACGGTTTTCGATGAGGCAAAACATCCCATGAGTGACCGCTACTGGAGTCCGCTGTGGGAGAGATGGATGGTGGCAGATCGTATGCAATGGCACATCTCGAAG GGAACACCCATCTCTGCAGACCAGCCGATCTCTTTCCACTACACACGGAACTTCAGGCCAGGCCAGTCGCTGGTTGTTGAAGATGATCTGATCGGATGCGAGAGCGATGCAGCACCTGATGCGTGGAACAAGGACCTTATCAAGGTATGTACACTGACCACGGATCTTAACGCCGTACCGAAAGGGCTGTTCACTCGCTTGACAACGACGAAGAGCGTGGAGTTTGACAATCTCGACTTCGAGCTGCATATGATGATCAAGAGTGCCAACTTGGTGTTCGAGCTGAGAGTTGATGGCATCAAGTACGGCGAAGTGAAGGCCGACTTTGCGTAG
- a CDS encoding DNA repair protein rhp7: MSGRRGGNRISGPQSALTDFLASNNISAAQIREDFQRRQRQSVVDETAGEGASNQTPNDDDDEAVAAAVAIEVAEEEERAKAKTKKRKRNEKEAIDKIKKAKAFASKKGKKKSKKDDSDDDDEYEGDFARDMYKKSKPLPGQFEHCDVCNKRFTVTPYSKEGPDGGLLCTPCGKEMAKDIKAEKKATAKPAGRKRRKVESDRLDGLAVGGAKTLQQICLAKVAQHHEDVEELGDMPQPVLERLSEIFSKKRVMKPKTLPLFLRPDHDAVIVHDAAYLEAEDYDRIFATVPKMEKLVLGNACQMKDSGIDYMLDKCHGLKHLQMYAANLVTNEMWSRLFREAGEKLEAVKLKWLDAAFEDETVRDMVKHSPNLRRLKLKLCRRLGEDAVAAISDVAHLEHLSLLLNKEVSVETWVDLITKRGSGLRTLSLEKFLDADDSVLDAVHNSCVQLSKLRFSENDTATDAGYEALFTGWANQPLTFVDFSSTRDMDNNNPEGPEDAIGFASAGFRALMAHSGSKLKHLDIASCRHIDLRAFMDVFNGAQIYPDLEHINVSFCGCIDNTVVAGIFASCPRLKKLVAFGCFAVGEVVVPRNIGLIGIPRAQDSIEQYGVGIDLDEALTRMKEIQATEVAAAAYEDEKWTLEDVQNSAHASGRLR, from the coding sequence ATGTCGGgcagaagaggaggaaacCGCATCAGTGGTCCGCAATCAGCATTGACGGACTTCTTGGCCTCCAACAACATCTCAGCAGCCCAAATCCGTGAGGACTTCCAGCGACGCCAGAGACAATCAGTCGTAGATGAGACCGCTGGAGAAGGCGCCTCCAATCAGACACCAAACGACGACGATGATGAGGCAGTAGCTGCCGCAGTGGCGATCGAGGTGGCGGAAGAGGAAGAACGCGCAAAAGCGAAGACAAAGAAGCGAAAGCGCAACGAGAAAGAGGCCATCGACAAGATCAAGAAGGCCAAGGCCTTTGCCTCGAAGAAGGGCAAGAAGAAGTCCAAGAAGGATGACTCCGATGACGATGACGAGTACGAAGGTGACTTTGCACGGGACATGTACAAAAAATCGAAGCCATTGCCTGGACAATTCGAGCATTGCGACGTGTGCAACAAGCGATTTACCGTCACACCATACAGCAAAGAGGGCCCAGATGGCGGCTTGTTGTGCACACCATGCGGGAAAGAGATGGCCAAGGACATCAAGGCAGAGAAGAAAGCCACAGCCAAACCTGCTGGCAGGAAGCGGCGCAAGGTCGAAAGTGACCGCTTGGACGGCCTGGCAGTCGGCGGAGCTAAGACACTTCAGCAGATATGTCTGGCCAAGGTTGCACAGCACCACGAAGACGTAGAAGAGCTGGGGGATATGCCACAACCGGTGCTTGAGCGCCTGAGCGAGATCTTCTCAAAGAAGCGAGTGATGAAGCCAAAGACTCTCCCGCTCTTCCTCCGGCCCGATCACGATGCAGTGATTGTGCATGATGCAGCGTATCTCGAGGCAGAAGACTACGACCGCATATTCGCAACGGTGCCAAAGATGGAGAAGCTTGTTCTGGGCAATGCTTGTCAGATGAAGGATTCTGGCATCGACTACATGTTGGACAAGTGCCACGGTCTGAAGCATCTGCAGATGTATGCTGCCAACCTCGTGACGAATGAAATGTGGTCGAGGCTGTTCCGCGAGGCAGGTGAGAAACTCGAGGCTGTTAAGCTCAAATGGCTCGATGCAGCGTTCGAAGACGAAACAGTCAGGGACATGGTCAAGCACTCTCCCAACCTCCGTCGACTGAAGCTCAAGCTTTGTCGTCGACTCGGCGAGGATGCTGTGGCAGCCATATCCGATGTGGCGCATCTCGAGCATCTTTCTCTGCTGCTCAATAAGGAGGTTTCTGTCGAGACCTGGGTCGACCTCATTACGAAACGCGGGTCTGGACTTCGTACCCTTTCTCTGGAGAAGTTCTTGGATGCCGACGATTCTGTGCTCGACGCGGTGCACAACTCCTGTGTTCAACTATCTAAGTTGAGGTTCAGCGAGAACGACACTGCCACGGACGCAGGCTACGAAGCTTTGTTTACAGGCTGGGCGAATCAACCGCTGACCTTTGTCGACTTCAGCTCAACCCGCGATATGGACAACAACAACCCAGAAGGCCCGGAAGACGCGATTGGGTTCGCTTCAGCAGGATTTCGAGCGCTGATGGCACACTCCGGCTCGAAGCTCAAGCATTTGGACATCGCATCTTGTCGCCACATTGACTTACGCGCGTTCATGGATGTCTTCAACGGTGCCCAGATTTACCCAGATCTCGAGCACATCAACGTCAGCTTTTGCGGCTGCATTGACAACACTGTGGTCGCGGGCATATTCGCGAGCTGTCCAAGGCTGAAGAAGCTGGTAGCATTCGGCTGCTTCGCGGTTGGAGAGGTTGTGGTCCCGCGTAACATTGGTTTGATCGGCATACCTCGTGCACAGGACTCCATTGAGCAGTACGGTGTAGGAATCGATCTCGACGAAGCGCTGACCCGGATGAAAGAGATTCAGGCTACAGAGGTGGCAGCTGCTGCTTATGAGGACGAGAAATGGACGCTGGAGGATGTACAGAACTCTGCTCACGCTTCAGGACGACTTAGATGA